The DNA region GGATTACCAACTGATGCCCAAAGAAGTTGAAATCTACCCAATGGTTACTACTTCTGCCTTCTTCACATTCCAGGGTTTCATTGTAAAATTTTCTGCATTCCGCTAAATTATGAACGGGAATGGCAACGTGAAATGGTTGTACTTTTGTCATGATTATATTTTTAAGATTCTCTATTTACTAAATTCATTGAAAATGCGGGATTACAAATGGCTAAATATTCGCAAGGTACATCAAAAGGATTTGAGTATTGTACTCTCGTATTTTTATTTATTTTTATGGATTGCCCCGCTTCTAAAACTATTTTCTCACCTTCAATTATAAATTGTTTTTCGCCTTTAATAATATAAGTATATTCATCAAATTTTGGAGTTTGAAAAGGCTCTGACCAATTTGGAGGAGCTATCATGTGGGCAATGCTGATATTGGAGTTGCCATCGGTTGCTAAACCAAAATGTTCTTCGATAAGTTTACCATCATCTGTTGGAACAACAAATGGTGATTTTTGTATACTGTATTTTTTACTCATTTTTAATATATCGTTTTATTATTCATTGAACAGCTGTATTGTGTAGGTCAGCAATTCAGTTCCGCCAGTTTTTCCGTGCCCAGGAATAACATATTCTATATCAGGCAACTCTTTTTTAATCTTTGCAACTGTATTAGACCACTCTGTAATGTTTGCATCTCCCAAATATCCTTTTTTTGCTCCAACTGTTTTTAATAAACAACCTCCAAAGAGTACTTTTTCACTTGGTATATAGCTCACAATATTATCTTTTGTATGTCCTTCACCGAAAAAGAGATTCTTCACTTTTTTGCCGTTGAGTTCTAAATCTTGGTCAAAATCTAAACTAACTTTAGGGATTTCTGAGTTTTGCTCTTTTGCTAATTCTATGGTTTTTTTAGAAGCATAAGATGGGATGTTACTTTTATGAAATTCGGTTAATCCACCAAGGCAATCATCATGAAAATGCGTTGCCACAACCCCTTTAACGTTGACTTTTTTGTTATTTTTTAACCAATCAATTAATTCTTTAGAAGTTACATCATTAGTTGGAGTGTCAAAAACCATAGCTTCGTCACCATTAATAAATAGCATGCCGTTACAAGCTACATTACCAAAATCTTCGGTTTTTAAATAAGAGATATGAACAAAAGTGTTTTCGGTTAATTGTTTAATGATAAGGTTTTCTGTTTTATAGACTTCCTTCTTCTGTTGAGACTTACAGGAAACTAAGGCAAAAAGAACCAAAATGCTTATTAGGTATTTAATTTTCATGGAGATGTATTAATAAGCATTAAAAATAGCAAATCCTTTACGAATTCATTAATTTTGTCAACTAATTTATTTTTGATGACCATCCAAGAAATCACAAGCAAGGCAATTAAAGCCGGATTACAAGAAATTTATAATGTTGCTATTGAGAATGTGGAGTTTCAAGCGACCCGAAAAGACTTTGAGGGCGACATAACCGTTGTGGTTTTTACATTTTTAAAGACTATTAAGGGCAACCCAGTTGAAATTGGTACCAAATTGGGCGAATACCTGACCAAAAATGTAAAGGAAATTACAAAATACAATGTACTAAAAGGCTTTTTAAATTTGGTGTTGAGCGATGCTTATTTTCTTGAAAATTTTTCAACTATTTATAAAATAGAAAATTTTGGAATTGCTCCGGTACAACCTGAAGAAAAATCGATTATGGTGGAATATTCCTCACCTAATACAAATAAACCTTTGCACCTTGGGCACATCCGAAATAATCTGCTGGGTTACTCTGTTGCAGAGATTATCAAGGCATCGGGTAAAAAAGTGTATAAAACTCAAATTATTAACGATCGCGGTATTCATATTTGTAAAAGCATGTTGGCTTGGCAAAAGTGGGGTAATGGTGAATCTCCTGAAAGCACAGGCTTAAAAGGCGATAAACTGGTCGGTAATTATTATGTGAAATTTGACCAAGAATACAAGAAGGAGATTGTTGATTTAATCTCGAAAGGCTACACCGAAGATGATGCAAAAAAACAAGCTCCACTTCTGCTTGAAGCCCAAGAGATGCTTCAAAAATGGGAAGCTGGAGATGAAGATGTAGTGAGTTTATGGAAAACTATGAACCAATGGGTATATGATGGTTTTGAACAAACCTACACAGCTTTGGGTGTTGATTTTGATAAAAATTATTACGAAAGCAATACCTATTTATTAGGTAAAGATATAGTTGCCGACGGTTTAAAGAAAGGCATATTCCTTAAAAAGGAAGACGGCTCGGTATGGATAGATTTGACCGATGAAGGGTTGGATGAAAAAATAGTGTTACGATCGGACGGAACGGCTGTGTATATAACGCAAGATATTGGCACGGCGATTCAACGAATAAAAGATTATCCGGATGTCGGTGGATTGGTCTATACCGTTGGTAACGAACAAGATTACCATTTTAAAGTACTGTTTTTGATCTTGAAAAAACTAGGTTTTGATTGGGCAAAAAACCTTTATCATTTAAGTTACGGAATGGTTGATTTGCCTTCGGGCAAGATGAAATCGCGTGAAGGTACGGTTGTTGATGCCGATGATTTACTAATTGATATGACCAATACCGCACGGGAAATTTCAGAGGAGTTGGGTAAATTGGAAGGCTATACAGATGGTGAAAAAGAAGCCTTATTTAAAATCATAGGTTTAGGGGCATTAAAATACCATATCCTAAAAG from Aureibaculum sp. 2308TA14-22 includes:
- a CDS encoding cupin domain-containing protein; amino-acid sequence: MSKKYSIQKSPFVVPTDDGKLIEEHFGLATDGNSNISIAHMIAPPNWSEPFQTPKFDEYTYIIKGEKQFIIEGEKIVLEAGQSIKINKNTRVQYSNPFDVPCEYLAICNPAFSMNLVNRES
- the argS gene encoding arginine--tRNA ligase, whose amino-acid sequence is MTIQEITSKAIKAGLQEIYNVAIENVEFQATRKDFEGDITVVVFTFLKTIKGNPVEIGTKLGEYLTKNVKEITKYNVLKGFLNLVLSDAYFLENFSTIYKIENFGIAPVQPEEKSIMVEYSSPNTNKPLHLGHIRNNLLGYSVAEIIKASGKKVYKTQIINDRGIHICKSMLAWQKWGNGESPESTGLKGDKLVGNYYVKFDQEYKKEIVDLISKGYTEDDAKKQAPLLLEAQEMLQKWEAGDEDVVSLWKTMNQWVYDGFEQTYTALGVDFDKNYYESNTYLLGKDIVADGLKKGIFLKKEDGSVWIDLTDEGLDEKIVLRSDGTAVYITQDIGTAIQRIKDYPDVGGLVYTVGNEQDYHFKVLFLILKKLGFDWAKNLYHLSYGMVDLPSGKMKSREGTVVDADDLLIDMTNTAREISEELGKLEGYTDGEKEALFKIIGLGALKYHILKVDPKKRILFDPKESIDFQGNTGPFIQYTYARIQSILRKANFDHDDMSSRIETPLNDKEKSVLKQLSLFPEVVQQAADNYSPAIIANYVYDLVKEYNSFYQSIPILAAEDKNEKHFRVQLSNKTGEVIKNAFGLLGIEVPKRM
- the bla gene encoding subclass B1 metallo-beta-lactamase — its product is MKIKYLISILVLFALVSCKSQQKKEVYKTENLIIKQLTENTFVHISYLKTEDFGNVACNGMLFINGDEAMVFDTPTNDVTSKELIDWLKNNKKVNVKGVVATHFHDDCLGGLTEFHKSNIPSYASKKTIELAKEQNSEIPKVSLDFDQDLELNGKKVKNLFFGEGHTKDNIVSYIPSEKVLFGGCLLKTVGAKKGYLGDANITEWSNTVAKIKKELPDIEYVIPGHGKTGGTELLTYTIQLFNE